In Daphnia magna isolate NIES linkage group LG5, ASM2063170v1.1, whole genome shotgun sequence, a single genomic region encodes these proteins:
- the LOC116934795 gene encoding uncharacterized protein LOC116934795, producing FALNKLTPHSPTLSLASIRNSLISSSSTPSTTQSSIASHQISPPIILNLEPNLQSPSPLRIPTPNPSQTPLSSPASTSSSSRNTSFSSPLSSPSQLVNSVSTVDVAGTEDEFRGLWASRIELCTSLQGLDSLLRECTVEWLRLSTKPEDTISAPRRQTTPTERTRSHRNQNRQQQKIRRSGRKAAEEKGKLQRLYSLYPRRAVRKILEEESIGYTGTKDLAAAFLESTYSQTPPSTNQVDCARAHFDRCEWKNPTSEELRILSSPPSPEEIKHRLGKACNTAPGRDGLEYRHLRALDTSGHLLASIYRAVWTYGIPACWKTSRTVPIYKKGDSSDYGNFRPISLLPTMYKIFSGILSSRIMSTATKLGWISSEQKGFLPGVRGIQEHTHLLHTVIEQAKQSKREMVIAWLDLSNAFGSIPHPILNCLFQSLPIPAELRRILSDIYSNNIMEFAVGQDSVQIHPTAGVRQGDPLSSVVFNLAAEPIIRTAKSNNPGFSAFQARVSTTAYADDIAIVGSSIRETQRTLNAVEDTATSLGLKFNPGKCTSLTLINGKSVTDNSLKIGDAEIRPLAEDDQEDYLGTPLGARLTFRPTTSLAQNLIKVADSGLAPWQKLEVYRSCLLPSLSHHLASGRVEKGALYDLDVACRDFLRRVANVPISSNTAFFYADRRVGGLGMLPLTEEADIWTIARAMQLLDSEDKSVSEVAMAQLEETIRLGYGKREVPFPIPINEYLAGSMDKGLGAIRHGGASMNLWTRSRRAAGHLKRIKIDVSGEQYSKIIADDISCISLKAVRGLRTALRGRWTSRLLSEQQGKVATGLALDMAKDTAALISCRTPLTFQEWHYLHQARLGRLPVRGCPGSKSTNKTCRLGCGKLETTDHVVCCCQVNSALSINRHNSILDLMVTEAEALGHSVSVNRAIDSTGMRPDIVVTSTNPAIIIDVTVPLSSAEGLERARNKKIEKYKDLGSVLPLVVGSLGSWLPSNDAISLALSIPGRRWNNLKRKMKLLAIQGTTRIIAKHLAYQTEGSDPPPEEDEETEDNSLLQHSL from the coding sequence TTTGCTCTCAACAAACTTACTCCACATTCACCCACCCTCTCTCTTGCATCCATAAGAAATTCCTTAATCTCCAGTAGTTCCACCCCGTCAACTACACAAAGTTCTATTGCTTCCCACCAGATATCACCACCAATCATCCTTAACCTAGAGCCTAATCTCCAGTCCCCTTCACCATTGCGTATTCCAACACCTAATCCGAGCCAAACACCCCTTAGTTCTCCGGCTTCCACTTCTAGTTCGAGTCGAAACACTTCCTTTTCCTCCCCCTTATCATCTCCTAGCCAACTTGTGAACTCAGTATCTACCGTCGACGTAGCGGGAACAGAAGACGAGTTTAGGGGGTTGTGGGCTTCAAGGATAGAATTGTGCACCTCCCTGCAGGGTCTTGATTCCCTCCTCCGTGAATGCACAGTTGAGTGGCTTAGGCTTTCAACGAAACCGGAAGACACAATCTCCGCACCAAGAAGACAAACAACACCAACAGAGAGGACAAGAAGCCATCGCAACCAaaatcgacaacaacaaaaaataaggcgTTCAGGAAGAAAGGCAGCAGAGGAAAAAGGCAAACTTCAACGCCTCTACTCACTCTATCCTCGCAGAGCCGTAAGGAAAATATTAGAAGAGGAATCCATTGGCTACACGGGAACCAAGGATTTGGCTGCTGCTTTCCTCGAATCAACCTACTCCCAAACACCACCATCAACTAACCAGGTTGACTGCGCGAGAGCCCATTTCGACAGATGTGAATGGAAGAACCCAACATCTGAAGAGCTCAGAATTCTTTCCTCACCTCCAAGTCCAGAAGAAATCAAGCATAGACTCGGTAAAGCTTGCAACACCGCGCCTGGACGAGACGGCTTGGAATATCGGCACCTTCGTGCACTGGACACAAGCGGTCATCTCCTAGCTTCCATCTACCGCGCGGTATGGACTTATGGGATTCCAGCTTGCTGGAAGACCTCGAGGACCGTTCCGATATACAAGAAAGGTGACTCCTCAGATTATGGGAACTTTCggccaatatcccttcttccgacAATGTACAAGATCTTCTCAGGAATTTTGTCCTCAAGAATAATGTCAACTGCGACGAAGCTAGGATGGATTTCGTCAGAGCAAAAAGGGTTTCTACCAGGTGTTCGAGGCATCCAGGAACACACACATCTCCTTCACACTGTTATCGAACAGGCGAAACAGTCCAAGAGGGAGATGGTGATTGCCTGGTTGGACCTCTCCAATGCTTTTGGATCCATTCCTCacccaattttaaattgtcTATTTCAGAGTCTACCAATACCAGCTGAGCTTCGTCGCATCCTAAGCGATATCTACTCAAACAACATCATGGAGTTTGCTGTTGGGCAAGATTCCGTGCAGATTCATCCAACGGCTGGTGTTCGACAAGGCGACCCATTAAGCAGCGTGGTATTCAACCTGGCAGCTGAACCCATCATACGGacggcaaaatcaaataaccCCGGATTCTCAGCGTTTCAAGCTAGGGTCTCAACTACAGCATATGCGGACGATATTGCCATTGTAGGATCGTCAATCCGAGAAACGCAAAGAACTCTCAATGCCGTAGAGGACACGGCAACCTCGCTAGGCTTGAAGTTCAATCCAGGTAAGTGCACGTCCTTAACACTTATTAACGGAAAATCTGTTACAGACAACTCGCTGAAAATCGGAGACGCCGAAATCAGACCCCTGGCAGAAGACGATCAAGAGGACTACCTAGGAACACCTCTAGGAGCTCGCCTGACCTTTCGTCCAACCACCTCTTTAGCTCAAAACTTAATTAAAGTAGCAGATTCTGGTTTAGCTCCCTGGCAGAAGTTAGAAGTATACAGGAGTTGTCTTCTACCATCGCTGTCTCATCATCTGGCGTCAGGAAGGGTGGAAAAGGGTGCTCTCTACGACCTGGATGTCGCATGCAGAGATTTTCTACGCAGAGTTGCCAACGTCCCTATCTCGTCTAACACAGCTTTCTTCTACGCAGACAGAAGAGTTGGGGGGCTTGGAATGCTTCCTTTGACCGAGGAGgctgatatctggaccataGCTAGAGCGATGCAACTCCTAGACAGCGAGGACAAGTCCGTTAGCGAAGTGGCTATGGCGCAACTGGAGGAGACAATACGACTAGGATACGGAAAGAGAGAAGTACCATTCCCCATACCAATTAATGAATACTTGGCAGGGTCAATGGACAAAGGACTTGGTGCCATAAGACATGGAGGAGCATCCATGAACCTCTGGACGCGTTCGAGGAGGGCAGCTGGCCACTTGAAGAGGATCaagattgatgtatccggcgaacAGTACTCCAAAATCATCGCCGATGACATCTCTTGCATTTCCCTGAAAGCAGTCAGAGGACTCCGAACCGCCCTGAGAGGAAGATGGACGTCAAGGCTACTGTCAGAGCAACAAGGGAAGGTTGCAACGGGGCTTGCACTCGACATGGCGAAGGACACAGCAGCACTCATCTCCTGCAGAACACCTCTAACATTTCAAGAATGGCACTACCTCCACCAAGCCAGACTTGGAAGACTTCCAGTTAGAGGGTGTCCAGGATCTAAGTCCACAAACAAGACATGTCGTCTTGGTTGTGGCAAATTGGAAACAACAGAccatgtcgtctgctgttgccAAGTCAATTCAGCTCTATCCATTAATAGACATAATTCTATCTTAGATCTAATGGTGACAGAAGCGGAGGCGCTCGGCCACTCCGTTTCCGTCAATCGGGCAATTGACTCCACCGGAATGCGACCTGACATCGTCGTAACATCGACGAACCCAGCTATCATTATTGACGTGACGGTGCCACTCAGCAGTGCAGAAGGGTTAGAGAGGGCAAGGAATAAGAAGATAGAGAAGTACAAAGACCTTGGATCTGTACTTCCTCTAGTCGTTGGTTCTCTCGGGTCCTGGCTTCCGAGCAACGACGCCATATCTCTAGCCCTCAGCATTCCTGGAAGACGATGGAACAAcctgaagaggaagatgaaaCTCTTGGCCATACAAGGAACGACCAGAATAATAGCAAAGCACTTGGCCTATCAAACAGAAGGAAGCGATCCACCgcccgaagaagatgaagaaacagaagacaaCAGTCTTCTGCAACATTCtctttaa